Proteins from one bacterium genomic window:
- a CDS encoding acyl-CoA dehydrogenase family protein: MHEWSESQLMIRDAVRQFVENEIAPHVEELEHGDLPPYDLLRKMYHSFGMDEMAGARFDKQIAAEKKGEKLEKKSGGDPSARADQAAATLIPIIELCRYCPGMVTALGVSTGLTAAAINSKGTTEQKERWARDILTLDKIGAWAITEPGSGSDAFGGMRSSARREGDEFVLNGSKTFITNGPFADTTVFICKLDEEGVDPRDRKILNFVLDRGMPGFEQTKPLRKMGMHSSPTGELFLQDVRVGMDRLLGGEAALQKSGGGREGAKSTFQTERSGVAAMALGMVDRCLELSLKYARERVQFERPIGEYQLIQDKLARMEVARMNLQNLVFRTIELASHGKTMSFAEASAMKLYSARAAVEVAMEAVQVYGGNGYMSEYVVEQFARDAKVLQIYAGTDEIQIRAIAKDLLKG; the protein is encoded by the coding sequence ATGCACGAATGGAGCGAATCCCAGCTGATGATCCGCGACGCGGTCCGTCAGTTCGTCGAGAACGAGATCGCCCCCCACGTCGAGGAGCTGGAGCACGGCGATCTCCCGCCCTACGACCTGCTGCGCAAGATGTACCACTCGTTCGGCATGGACGAGATGGCCGGCGCCCGGTTCGACAAGCAGATCGCCGCCGAAAAGAAGGGCGAGAAGCTGGAGAAGAAGTCGGGAGGCGACCCGTCCGCGCGCGCCGACCAGGCCGCCGCCACGCTGATCCCGATCATCGAGCTCTGCCGCTACTGCCCCGGCATGGTCACCGCGCTCGGCGTCAGCACGGGACTCACCGCCGCCGCGATCAACTCCAAGGGCACGACCGAGCAGAAGGAACGTTGGGCGCGGGACATCCTGACCCTCGACAAGATCGGCGCCTGGGCGATCACCGAGCCCGGCTCCGGCTCCGACGCCTTCGGCGGCATGCGCAGCTCGGCGCGACGCGAGGGCGACGAGTTCGTCCTGAACGGGTCGAAGACCTTCATCACGAACGGCCCCTTCGCCGACACGACGGTCTTCATCTGCAAGCTCGACGAGGAAGGCGTCGACCCCCGCGATCGCAAGATCCTGAACTTCGTCCTCGACCGCGGGATGCCCGGCTTCGAGCAGACGAAGCCGCTCCGCAAGATGGGCATGCACTCGTCGCCGACCGGCGAGCTCTTCCTGCAGGACGTTCGCGTCGGCATGGATCGCCTGCTCGGCGGCGAGGCCGCGCTCCAGAAGAGCGGCGGCGGACGCGAAGGCGCGAAGAGCACGTTCCAGACCGAGCGCTCCGGCGTCGCCGCGATGGCCCTCGGCATGGTCGACCGCTGTCTCGAGCTCTCCCTCAAGTACGCGCGAGAGCGCGTGCAGTTCGAACGACCGATCGGCGAGTACCAGCTCATCCAGGACAAGCTCGCGCGGATGGAGGTCGCCCGGATGAACCTCCAGAACCTGGTCTTCCGGACGATCGAGCTCGCCAGCCACGGCAAGACGATGAGCTTCGCCGAAGCCTCGGCCATGAAGCTCTACTCGGCGCGCGCCGCCGTCGAGGTCGCGATGGAGGCGGTCCAGGTCTACGGCGGCAACGGATACATGTCGGAGTACGTGGTCGAGCAGTTCGCGCGTGACGCGAAGGTGCTGCAGATCTACGCGGGGACGGACGAGATCCAGATCCGCGCGATCGCCAAGGACCTCCTCAAGGGCTGA